One region of Bdellovibrio bacteriovorus genomic DNA includes:
- a CDS encoding DEAD/DEAH box helicase, with amino-acid sequence MTTTKFTDLPLIAPLQFALKEAGYENPTPIQLAAIPILLQGKDLLGIAQTGTGKTAAFSLPILQNLAKHHTRPEAKCPRALILTPTRELAIQIHENIEAYSKHLKLKHAVIYGGVGQNPQVRALQAGVDILVATPGRLLDLFSQKFLRLDKVEIFVLDEADRMLDMGFMQDIKRILPLLPKKRHNLFFSATMPPEISKLAHSILVNPEKVEVTPTSSTAEKVDQKVMYVEKKDKLDLLIHLLNDNDLYKVLVFVQMKHGANRVVDKLVKANITAAGIHGDKSQNARQRALEDFRNGDVRVLVATDIAARGIDIEGITHVINLEVPHIPESYVHRIGRTARAGASGAAISFCTAEEKSFMYAIEKVTRQPVPVVKNQPYHSEAVEKAQVMSAGKAKAILEGQRLENKAKNRAGQKPKRSFGGGGGKPHHADSKKGAPKSPAHGGGNKPHRHDSGKSDASHGGNKPHRAEASKSASSHSGSHSGKPHKAAPHKNSGGSNSGGKKSEGQKPKRRFFGFGRKG; translated from the coding sequence ATGACAACGACAAAATTTACCGATCTTCCCTTAATAGCCCCTCTTCAATTTGCGTTAAAAGAAGCAGGATATGAAAATCCAACTCCCATTCAGTTGGCAGCCATCCCTATTCTTTTGCAAGGGAAAGACCTTTTGGGTATTGCCCAAACAGGAACTGGAAAAACGGCCGCGTTTAGTTTGCCGATCTTGCAGAACCTAGCAAAACATCATACGCGTCCCGAGGCAAAATGCCCGCGCGCTTTGATCTTAACTCCGACACGTGAGTTGGCGATTCAAATTCACGAAAATATTGAAGCTTACAGCAAGCACTTAAAGCTAAAACATGCCGTCATCTATGGTGGCGTAGGACAAAACCCGCAAGTCAGAGCTTTGCAAGCGGGTGTTGATATTCTGGTTGCGACTCCGGGCCGCTTGTTAGATTTATTTTCTCAAAAGTTTTTACGTTTGGATAAAGTGGAAATCTTTGTCCTGGATGAAGCCGATCGTATGCTGGATATGGGATTCATGCAGGATATTAAACGCATTCTGCCTTTGCTTCCTAAGAAACGTCATAACTTATTCTTTTCGGCAACGATGCCACCTGAGATTTCTAAACTCGCGCACAGCATTTTAGTAAATCCAGAAAAAGTGGAAGTAACGCCGACGTCTTCGACGGCAGAAAAAGTGGATCAAAAAGTGATGTACGTTGAGAAGAAAGATAAATTGGATCTATTGATTCATCTTCTAAACGACAATGATCTTTATAAAGTTCTGGTCTTCGTGCAAATGAAACACGGGGCAAATCGTGTCGTAGATAAACTTGTCAAAGCGAACATCACGGCGGCGGGCATCCATGGTGATAAATCTCAAAACGCTCGCCAAAGAGCCCTAGAAGATTTCCGCAACGGGGACGTTCGCGTTCTTGTTGCTACGGACATCGCTGCGCGTGGTATCGACATCGAAGGTATCACTCACGTTATCAATCTTGAAGTTCCCCATATTCCTGAAAGCTACGTTCACCGTATCGGAAGAACGGCGCGTGCCGGGGCTTCGGGAGCGGCGATCTCTTTCTGTACAGCGGAAGAAAAATCCTTCATGTACGCGATTGAGAAAGTCACTCGTCAGCCGGTTCCGGTCGTGAAGAATCAACCTTATCACTCTGAAGCTGTTGAGAAAGCTCAAGTCATGAGTGCGGGTAAAGCGAAAGCCATTCTTGAAGGTCAACGCCTAGAGAACAAGGCCAAGAATCGCGCTGGTCAAAAACCGAAGCGCTCCTTTGGTGGCGGTGGTGGTAAACCACATCACGCAGATTCTAAAAAAGGCGCACCGAAAAGCCCTGCTCATGGCGGAGGAAATAAACCACACAGACACGATTCAGGAAAAAGTGATGCTTCTCACGGGGGAAACAAACCTCACAGAGCAGAAGCTTCGAAAAGTGCAAGCTCCCATAGCGGAAGCCACAGTGGAAAACCCCACAAAGCAGCTCCCCACAAAAATAGTGGCGGATCTAACAGCGGTGGAAAAAAATCAGAAGGTCAAAAACCTAAAAGAAGATTTTTTGGATTTGGCAGAAAGGGCTAA